TCATCCCAGTATTGCTTTTTATTGATCAGATCAAGCAGTTCCTTCAAATCTCGCTCAGGCAGTTTTTCAACAGCCTTGTGTATCTCCTCTTTTAATTCGGCAATGCTCATAATTTCAAATTTACACAAATCCACTGACTAAACCGCTACTACTCCTTTAATGTGCGGATGCGGGTCATAATTCTCCAGCGTGAAGTCTTCGTACTTAAAATCAAAAATATTGCTCACAGCGGGGTTTATGCGCATGGTAGGCAGCGGCCTGGGCTCGCGACTGAGCTGCAGGTTTACCTGCTCCAGGTGATTATTGTAAATATGGGCATCGCCAAAGGTGTGGATAAAATCACCGGGTTGCAGGCCGCATACCTGAGCCACCATCATAGTAAGCAGCGCGTATGACGCGATGTTGAACGGCACGCCCAAAAATATATCGGCACTGCGCTGGTACAACTGGCACGATAGTTTGCCATCGGCTACATAAAACTGGAACAGGGTATGGCAGGGTGGCAATGCCATTTTGTTTACCTCGGCCACGTTCCATGCCGAAACGATGATGCGGCGCGAATCAGGATTTTTTTTGATCTGATCGATGATCTGGCTGATCTGGTCGATATGCCCGCCATCCGGCGTAGGCCACGAGCGCCACTGGTGCCCGTAAACCGGCCCCAGGTTGCCATCGGCATCGGCCCACTCATCCCAAATGCGTACGCCGTTATCTTTTAAATATTTAATGTTGGTGTCGCCCTGCAAAAACCATATCAATTCGTGGATGATCGATTTAAGGTGCAGCTTCTTGGTGGTCACCATCGGGAAGCCTTCCTGTAAGTTAAAACGCATCTGGTAGCCAAAAACGCTGATGGTGCCCGTGCCTGTGCGGTCGTGCTTCTGGGTTCCGTTCGCTATCACATGGCGCATCAGGTCTAAATACTGTTTCATTGTTTTATGGGTTGCTGGCCGTAATGGCGTTTGCTGCAAATAAAAATAATCTATTTTTGGAAACCTACGGTTGTGAGTAACTATACCGCCGTTGTTAATCTTTTTCTATGATCAATTTTCCGAATGCAAAAATAAACATTGGCCTCAATATTACCGAACGCCGGCCTGATGGTTACCACAACCTCGAAACCGTTTTTTACCCTATCTGGATAAAAGACGCGTTGGAAATTATAGAAGCAGGTGAATTAACATTCGAGGCATCAGGCATCGGCATTCCCGGCAGGGTAGAGGATAACCTTTGTGTTAAGGGCTATCATCTCATCAAAAAAGATTACGACCTGCCGCCGG
This genomic interval from Mucilaginibacter defluvii contains the following:
- a CDS encoding thymidylate synthase, with the translated sequence MKQYLDLMRHVIANGTQKHDRTGTGTISVFGYQMRFNLQEGFPMVTTKKLHLKSIIHELIWFLQGDTNIKYLKDNGVRIWDEWADADGNLGPVYGHQWRSWPTPDGGHIDQISQIIDQIKKNPDSRRIIVSAWNVAEVNKMALPPCHTLFQFYVADGKLSCQLYQRSADIFLGVPFNIASYALLTMMVAQVCGLQPGDFIHTFGDAHIYNNHLEQVNLQLSREPRPLPTMRINPAVSNIFDFKYEDFTLENYDPHPHIKGVVAV